One window of Drosophila busckii strain San Diego stock center, stock number 13000-0081.31 chromosome 3L, ASM1175060v1, whole genome shotgun sequence genomic DNA carries:
- the LOC108600617 gene encoding transcription initiation factor TFIID subunit 4 isoform X3 → MLPAGVVVGMRPQAPTQQQQQQHQQQHQPKNMPANPLSRVVISNTHMGGVRPQSPAITLSTLNPGQTPALLLKTDNGFQLLRMGTTTTTGPPTMTQTISNTSNNNTNSNTTTTTTNHATTTQIRLQTVPAAAVSRYHGQSSTSQQQQQQQQLTQQQQQQQQTSQATTASTSITALRKTIVRTSSTILPSNSNNNNNNNNSNNLTNTTTTTTSNNNSSNCNNKPATNLHQQKLQLQLKHQQQQQHKQQQQASVSAAAAAAAAAANVAATIKIKQNSLSNTTSSNIIVNSVANSNAHSFGGAPNLTQLQAPHLPQVTQIQTIPAQQQQQHTNHNNNSVGTTAATSGATNAASAATSATTAAQGNTKEKCRKFLANLIELSTREPKPVEKNVRTLIQELVNANVEPEEFCDRLERLLNASPQPCLIGFLKKSLPLLRQALYTKELIIEGIKPPPQHVLGLPGLPQQLPKIQAQIRPIGLSQTTTIGQTQVRMITPHALNTPRPTIGHTTISKQPPGMRLPTAPPRLVNTSTIRGQMPSLPMPSQASIVQIRGPHNSQLQRAGSAVHIRAARPPNSTPTNKVTAVKVGQTQIKPITPSLHPPSLAAISSNSGPPPTPTLSVLSTINSASNTALPVPSLPTVHLPPEALRAREQMQNSLHHNHNNNNHHFEPKLVEIKAPQLPHIERLNASLTPISPKTIQRPVMPMANKSASKKKKDMLDRDDKMNTSSGGGNTGSAVSAAAAAAANSFFQQSSMSSSMYGDDDINDVAAMGGVNLAEESQRILGCTENIGTQIRSCKDEVFLNLPALQARIRAITTERGLEEPSQDVAVLISHACQERLKNIVEKLAVIAEHRIDVIKLDPRYEQAKDVRGQIKFLEELDKAEQKRHEELEREMLLRAAKSRTRVEDPEQAKMKARAKEMQRAEMEELRQRDANLTALQAIGPRKKLKLDSDAGGMGVGASGGGGLLSGSGTTTTTLRPRIKRVNLRDMLFYMEQEREFCRSSMLFNTYLK, encoded by the exons ATGCTGCCCGCGGGCGTTGTGGTTGGCATGCGTCCGCAGGCgccgacgcagcagcaacagcagcagcatcaacaacaacaccagccAAAGAATATGCCCGCCAATCCGCTAAGTCGTGTGGTTATAAGCAATACGCATATGGGCGGTGTGAGGCCACAAAGTCCAGCG ATAACTTTAAGCACACTTAATCCAGGACAAACGCCTGCATTGTTACTGAAAACGGATAATGGATTCCAGTTGTTGCGCATGGGCACAACCACAACGACGGGTCCGCCGACTATGACACAAACCATAtccaacaccagcaacaacaatacaaacagcaacacgacaacaacaaccacaaatcATGCCACAACCACACAGATACGACTGCAAACagtgccagctgcagctgtaagTAGATATCATGGCCAATCATCAAcatcacaacagcaacagcagcagcagcaactaacgcagcagcaacaacaacaacagcaaacctCACAAGCAACTACTGCCAGCACTAGCATTACAGCACTACGCAAGACGATTGTCCGTACATCATCCACAATCCTTCCAtccaacagcaataacaataataataacaataacagtaaTAATCTCACCAACACCACCACAACCActactagcaacaacaacagcagtaacTGTAATAACAAACCCGCTACTAACCTGCATCAGCAGAAgctacaactgcaactgaagcaccaacaacaacagcaacataaacagcagcaacaggcctCAGTCAGCGCCGCAGCggcagccgcagctgctgccgccaatgtggcagccacaataaAGATCAAGCAAAAC TCACTGAGCAATACAACCTCCAGCAATATCATTGTCAACTCTGTGGCGAACAGCAATGCGCACAGCTTTGGGGGAGCGCCCAACTTGACGCAACTTCAGGCGCCCCATTTGCCACAGGTCACGCAAATCCAAACGATaccagcacagcagcaacaacagcataccaatcataacaacaacagtgtgggaacaacagcagcaacgtcagGCGCGACCaatgcagcatcagcagccacATCAGCAACAACCGCTGCACAGGGCAATACCAAAGAAAAGTGTcgcaaatttttagcaaatttaatagaattatCGACACGTGAGCCCAAGCCGGTTGAGAAAAATGTGCGCACCCTAATTCAGGAGCTGGTCAATGCGAATGTGGAGCCCGAAGAGTTTTGCGATCGCCTGGAGCGTCTGCTCAACGCCAGTCCACAGCCCTGCCTCATTGGCTTTCTCAAA AAAAGTTTGCCATTGCTGCGCCAGGCGCTCTACACCAAGGAGCTTATTATTGAGGGCATTAAGCCACCGCCACAGCATGTGTTGGGATTGCCTGGattgccgcagcagctgccg AAAATTCAAGCGCAAATCCGTCCGATTGGTCTTAGCCAAACAACGACCATTGGACAGACTCAGGTGCGCATGATAACGCCGCATGCCCTAAACACGCCCAGGCCAACAATTGGCCATACGACGATATCAAAGCAGCCACCAGGCATGCGTTTACCCACAGCACCACCACGTTTGGTCAACACCAGCACCATACGTGGACAAATGCCATCGCTGCCGATGCCCTCGCAAGCT AGCATTGTGCAGATACGCGGACCACACAactcgcagctgcagcgagcGGGCAGCGCAGTTCATATACGGGCAGCAAGGCCGCCGAACAGTACGCCAACGAACAAAGTGACTGCCGTGAAGGTGGGACAGACGCAGATAAAGCCTATAACGCCCAGTTTGCATCCGCCCTCGCTGGCGGCCATATCATCCAATAGCGGACCACCGCCAACGCCGACACTTTCGGTGCTTTCCACGATCAACTCGGCGTCGAATACAGCGTTGCCGGTGCCGTCGTTGCCGACAGTGCATTTGCCGCCAGAGGCGTTGCGTGCACGGGAGCAGATGCAGAATTCGCTGcaccacaaccacaacaataacaatcatCACTTTGAGCCGAAACTGGTGGAGATTAAGGCGCCGCAGCTGCCACATATAGAGCGGCTGAACGCTTCCCTGACGCCGATTTCGCCAAAGACGATACAGCGTCCCGTGATGCCCATGGCCAACAAGTCGGCgagtaagaagaagaaggaTATGCTCGATAGGGACGACAAGATGAACACTAGCAGTGGTGGTGGCAACACAGGCTCTGCGGTCTCAGCAGCGGCGGCCGCGGCAGCAAATTCATTTTTCCAACAAAGCTCCATGTCGTCGTCCATGTATGGTGATGATGATATCAATGACGTGGCCGCCATGGGTGGCGTCAATCTGGCCGAGGAATCGCAGCGCATTCTCGGCTGCACCGAGAACATCGGCACGCAAATTCGCTCCTGCAAGGACGAAGTGTTTCTCAATCTGCCAGCGCTACAGGCGCGAATACGCGCCATTACCACAGAGCGTGGGCTCGAAGAGCCCTCACAGGATGTGGCTGTGCTCATATCGCACGCGTGCCAGGAGCGGCTTAAAAACATTGTTGAGAAGTTGGCTGTGATAGCGGAGCACCGCATTGATGTCATCAAG TTGGATCCACGCTATGAGCAGGCGAAGGATGTGCGCGGTCAAATCAAGTTTCTGGAGGAGCTCGATAAGGCGGAGCAGAAGCGCCACGAGGAGCTCGAACGTGAAATGCTGTTGCGTGCGGCCAAGTCAAGAACGCGTGTGGAAGATCCCGAACAAGCCAAAATGAAGGCGAGA GCAAAAGAAATGCAGCGCGCTGAAATGGAGGAGCTGCGTCAGCGGGATGCCAATCTGACGGCGCTGCAGGCAATTGGACCAAgaaaaaaactcaaacttgATAGCGATGCAGGCGGCATGGGTGTG GGTGCCAGTGGTGGCGGCGGTTTGCTCAGTGGCAGTGgtacgacaacaacaacgttacGACCGCGCATTAAGCGTGTTAATCTGCGCGATATGCTATTCTATATGGAGCAGGAGCGCGAGTTCTGTCGCAGTTCGATGTTATTCAATACTTACCTCAAgtga